From Sphingobacterium bambusae:
TATATTTCTTCTCGCCTTCCTTATTGACCTTCAGATCGAGCGGGGCTAATACATTTTTTAAGGTTTCATCCACATCAGGACGAAAACGCCAACGGGCATAGTTCAGGTATTTCCCCGCAACCTGCTCTTCTTGGTATTTAATCGTAATACCATAATGCTGCTCGAGCAATCCCAACACTTCTTTTAGTGGTTTGCGGTATTGATCGTCCGAACTCTGCGCCCTGCTTTGCATAAACAAAACATTTAATATCGCGGCTATGAATAACGTTCTAAACATGGTCTATGCCTCCTTTCTTGGCTAATTTGCGGTTTGCCCGCCAACCGTGAAAGTACAGGTTGGGGTCTAGATCGGGCTTTGGATAAAATAGACTGGCAAAGTAGCCGATGAAAATCACGATGAGATGGCTGTAAACACCCAACATCAATTTGTTGTGCGTGAAGTTGAAGCTGCCCAGATCAAGCAAGATCATTTTCTGCCCACCGATTTCAATCTCGGTGCTGGTCAAAAAAGCATACGCAGTAAAGAGGATACAGACAAAAATAGCGATATTCACCCCCTGTGCATTTGCGCGCTTGGAGAACACACCGAGCAGGAAAATACCGACAATCCCTCCCGAAAAGATAGCGTACAACGTGAAGATGACCCCCAAGATACTTTCGCTACCGAGCTCGACATAGATAAATCCGATGCCCATCGAGATCAATCCCGCTACAGCTACCATTGAACGGCTTGCTTTCAGATACTCGTTGTCTACACGATTGGGGCGTAATTTTTTATAGTAATCTTCAATGCCCACGGCCGCTAAAGAATTTAAATCGGCACTCAAACTACAGATGGCCGCCGAAACCATGGCTGCCAAAATAAAACCGACCACGCCGACAGGGAGCTGGCTCATGATGAAATACGGGAAAACGCTATTCGGGCCGATTCCTTCGGGGAGCGGTTGCTGCTGGTAGTAGACGAAGAGCGCTGTTCCGATAAACATAAATAAGGACCATACCGGTACGGTGAGCAAAATCCCCATCAAAGAAGCGCGAATAGCCGATTTATCCGACCGAGCTGTGAGATAACGCTGAATCACGGTTTGATCTGTTCCATACTTCTGTATGGCGTAGAACATCCCGTTGATGGCCATCACCACGAAGGTAAGCCTTGTAAAATCGAGGTCATATGGGCCAAAACCGGTTCGACCGTTTTCGGAGGCCACACGCCATACTTCAGGCAAGCCGCCCTGCACCGAGAAAATAATGACCAAAAGGCAAAGAATGCCACTGGCGAACAGCATAAAACCTTGAAATACGTCGAGCCATATCACGGCTTCAATTCCTCCCAAAAGATTAACGGTTACAATAATCAATCCGACAACGATGATAATCCAATAGGTATGTATATCGGTCATGCTGGACAAGGCCACTGCAAGCAGGTAAAGTACCGTGCCCATGCCCGAAAATTGTCGCAGCACGAATGCTATTGAACTGTAATAACGCGCAAAATTTCCGAAACGTTTTTCAAAATATTCATAGGTGCTTAACCCAATAACCTTGCGGTACAGCGGCACGATAAACCATACCGTGCCCAAAAGCACGATAGGAACCATGAGCCCCTGCACTAATAGTATCCAATTGTGCGCATAGCCTTCTGCTGGGTAGCCCAGAAAGGTGACACTGCTGATAAGGGTGGCCAGGAGTGACATGCCGATTGCCCAAGACGGCACACGTCCTTTTGCGGAGAAGTAAGCTTCGGTAGATTTTTGATTTTTGGCATATTTGAGCCCGAAATACAGGGTGACCAGCAAGACTGCCACAATAATACCATAATCAAAAACACTTAAAATAGGTTTATTCATCATTCATTCGGTTTACGTTGTTGGGCCAAAAGCCCATAATTCTTCTGTCCAAGGATAGCTACCGGGCTTCATGGTGATCGCCAGTTCCTGCTGCGGAACGTGGCTACGGATCAGCCCGGGTGCGTATTCCTTTTGGGGCAAAAGAACGTTAATTTGTAGTGCTTCCAGCACCGCGTTTGCAGTTGCTCCACCCTCTATAATCAGCTCCTTGGGCATATCCTCCCCTTTTAGCATGCCCACCACCATCGCCATGCTCTTGCGGATAACATCCGCTTTTGCGACAACGCCCGGTAATACGGCAAAGACAGCGACTTGATTCTTCTTAAGCAGGGCGAGCAGTTTCTTGGCGACTTCCCATTCGCCACCTGTCTTCTGCCAATATATTATATTTTCTTGCGCTAACGCGTTTATTCGTGTAACACTTTGCTCATGATTGGACCCGCAAACATAAAGCACCGGTCTTTGACGTGCAAAGGCTGGTTCTGCCACTATTGACGCGCCGGTATTACGCTTCCGCAATAAAGCCTCAAAAAAGGCTGCCGCCCCAGCGCATAATGCCTCGTGGGGAATGTTTGATGCCCATTCGTGCAGCGCTTCCCAGTTATCAACTGCTGGGAGCACGCGTTGACGATCTGGTGTCCAATCCGCCGCTTTAGGCACGATTGTCCAAGTCTCTCCCCCCACGACATCCAACAGCTTGCTTGAGCGCACCGGAAACTCCGGATCTTGCGCGAAAGCAGTCTGGGCAATAGGTTTGCCGGCAATCCAATACTCCTCACTACGCACCACCCGGTTCAGGTTTAGATTTACCGGACAGAAGAACTGATAGGCTGGTTTAAACAGCGCACGAAAAAAGGACAATTCCTCCTGGATGTGTCCGCGCAGGGCAGAATCGAACTTTAGGTAGACCCAATCCCAGTTTTGGGTACTTGCGGCGGGGAACAAACGGGCCAAATGGGCAAGCGCCTCATCGATCTTGAGCGATCTGGAATTGCTATTGAGCACCAGCACGTCGGAGCTCGTCGGATCTTCCAACTGCTGCACAATCTGGCTGGAAAGACCATACCGCAGGGCGATGCCTGCAATTTCGGCAGCTCCGGTCAGATCATCTGCAATCACCAATATCGATCCCATTACGCTTTGTTTTATTTGTTCAATGCCAATTGTACGGCCGATTCTATTGCTAAAATCATCGCATCTGGACTAGCCACACCTTTACCCGCAATTTCGAAAGCTGTACCATGATCTACCGAGGTGCGGATAATAGGTAGCCCCATCGTGATGTTTACCCCTTTGACGCTGTCCATCTGCTTTTTCTCGGCATTCCATTTAAATCCTGTCAGTTTGAAGGGGATGTGTCCTTGGTCATGATACATCGCCACAATGCCGCCATAGTGGCCGGTAGCTGCCTTGGAAAAAAGCGTATCCGCTGGCACGGGCCCATCGACATCAAAGCCCCTTTCCCGGGCTTCGAGCACTGCTGGTAAGATTTCCTCGTCATCTTCCGTCCCGAACAATCCGGAGTCCCCGGCATGGGGGTTCAAACCGGCAATACCGATCTTCAAGTTACTTTCGCCCAAGCTGATCAAGCCCTGTTGAAGCAGATCAACGACCTCTAGGATACGTTCTTTCTTCACCAGATCACAGGCTTGCCGCAAGGATACATGGGTGGATACATGGATCACTTTCATATTATCTTCGACCAGCAGCATGGCATATTTCTTGGTGCCGGTATAGTGCGCGTAGATTTCGGTGTGCCCCGCAAAATGATGCCCCGCTTCGTTGATAGATTTCTTATTGATCGGACCGGTTACGGTCGCATCGATGCTGCCCGCCAGTGCTAGTTCGATTACTTTGGTCACGGACTCGAAGGAAGCTGCGCCGGCTTCTGCGGAAATCTCGCCGAAGGTTACTTTCGACAGGTCTGTATTTTTAAGATCAAATACATCGGCTGTTCCACTAGAAAACTGAGCATCAGCAACTTTATCGATCCGGTGGATGGTCAATGGTATTTGCAATTGTTCCGCGATCTGTTCAAATACCGCTGCATCGCCCACCAAAATGGGGCTACAAATATCTTGCACACGGCTGTCCAACAAAGCCTTTAGTGCGATTTCAGGGCCTATACTGGCCGGATCGCCCATTGTTATACCGATAATAGGTTTATACATGATTTACCAGATTCAGTTTTATATTTTCTTTCGTAACTAGTGCTTGAAAGGCATCAATGAGGGCATATTCCTCTTGGCTGCTCAGTGTATGCAAAGGCGGCATCATAAAGGGTTCACACAATCCCAACTGTTTCATTAGTACTTTTAGCCCCCACAATGATTCACCTAATGATTTATTGGCTTGATAGAGCGCTCCAATATCGTCCGACTGCTTTTGCAAGCGATCTGCTAGCGCCGTATCTTGCTGTTCGACGGCCCTGCACATGTCTGTATAGATCGCTGGAGCAAAATTTCCGGAGCTTGGGATAATGCCATCACTACCATGCAACAAAGCGTAGGCACATGCACCCGCCCAGCCCATGTAATGTTTAAAATCCGTGCGATCCTTCCATAAGTGCAGGGATTGATCAAGACGTTCCATACTGCGTTCAGAATCTTTCACCGCTACGATCTTAGGGTGATAACTCAACCGATCAAGCAGGTCAAGCGGGATAGACATATGTGTTGTTGCCGGAATATTATAGACGATCAGGTTATTCGGGATAGCCTCGGCCAGATCAAGGAAATATTTTTCCATTTGTACCTCGGACAGCTTGTAATAGGTCGGCAGTGTAGCTGCTACAGCTGCCACACCTAGGCTATGTGCCGAATGGGCAAAGGCAATAGAGTCTTCCAAGATATTGGACGATATGCCTACGTATAGTTTACTTTCTATAGGTTTGTGCGCGACGGCTACCTGCAGATATTCTTCCTTAAAAGCGTTGGATAAGGAAGCAGACTCACCCGTTGTTCCTAATATAAATGGAATTGCTCCATTGGCATAGAGGTAAGCGAATATGCGCGCCACGGCATCTTGATCCAGACTTAGGTCTTCTTTCAAGGGCGCAACGACCGGAACGATCGCTTCTTTGTTTTTCAATTCTTCTTTCATGTTAATAGGCCGCATTAAATAGGTTTATAGCATCCGGCAGAGTGACTTCTCGCGGATTATTGATTAGTAGTCTTGTTATCTTGAGGGCATCTTCAGCCATCTGTGGAATAGCTTCTTTCGGAATATCCACATCCCGCAAACGTGCTGGTATACCACATGCTTCGATAAGCTCACGTACCTTGGCAATACCGGCCTTGGCGGTTTCTTCATCGCTATCTTGCCGGGAACAACCCAACGCAATAGCGACCTCGGCATATTTCTTAGGCGCAGCGCTGTAGTTGAACTCCATCACATAAGGCAATAGCAGCGCATTGGAAAGTCCATGTGGCAAGTGAAACATACTGCCTAAAGGATAGGATAACGCGTGCACCGCAGCGGTATTGACAGGTCCTAAACAGAATCCACCCAACATGCTTCCCATAGCCACTTCGCTCCTCGCCTGCTCATTTTTCCCGTTTCTCACCGCCTCGACCAAGTTAGCCGCGATAAGACGCATACCTTCGAAGGCATACATATCAATAAAAGGCTGTGAAAATTTATTGGTGTAGGCTTCCAGGCAGTGTGTTAACGCATCAAGGCCCGTTGCCGCTGTGATGGCAGGCGGCACACCGAGCGTCAGCAATGGATCGACATACACCGCATCAGGCACCAAAAATGGGCTGATAATGCCTTTCTTCTGATTATCATCATCCACCAAAATGGCATTTGGAGAAACCTCGCTTCCTGTTCCGGCCGTACTTGGGGCGCAGATCAGGCGGACGGATCTTCCTTGTAACAGCCCATTACCCACAATTTCTTCCAGCGATTGGCTGCCACTCAGCTGTGCTGCAACGAGCTTGGCGACATCCAAGACGCTGCCTCCTCCAATACCGATGACGGTATCAGCCTGCACGGGTCTATATTGCTCCAAAATATTTTTAAAATCAGCGAATGAAGGCTCCTGCTCGATGGTTGTATCGACGAGCAGCTCGACACCTTTTCCTTCTAGATGGGCAAAAAAATCGGCCAAGGATTCCAGCAAAGGTTTGATGGTCATAATGATGACCGTTTTGCTACCCTGCGCAACCACATCTTCTGCAAGCTGAGCTAGCACTCCATTTCCAAAAACGAGCTTCCCCGGAAAATTAATCTTTAACATACGCGCTGCTGACATTGTTTATTTTTCGTGTTATTATTCTTCTTCGGCTTTGTAGGTTTCCAAGCTAGGCAAGCTGTAGCCCTTCACTTTTGGCCAAATACCATTTTTTATCTTTCTTCGCTTCAGTTTGCTGGGGTCTACCACCACGTGCTTCATTTTTTGCCTTCTCCAGGTATAGACAAAGTGAAGCATGCCGTCCTGCGTCTGGATAACGGCAGGATACGAATATTGACTGATCGGCGAATCTTCCAAGATCAATACGGCATCCCAATTTTTACCGTCTTTCGATACCGCAACATTCAATGGTGTGCGTGCTCCCTTTGGATTATCTTTCGGTGGCAGTACGTGGTTGTACACCAGTACATGTGTACCGTTTTTCATGGTTACAGCATCCGTGCCCGAGTTGTTGTTTGGAAGGCTGATTTTCTTTAACGGCGACCAAGTTTCTCCATTGTCTGTCGACCAAGATTCAACAAGGGCCCAGTTACGGCTACGTGCCAGTATTTGTAATGTGCCGTTACCATGATCCAGAATACTCGGTTGTATGGCGTTCAGGTTGTCTTCCCCCCGTGCTATCGGCCCTACCTTTCGCCAGGTTTTACCAAAGTCGGGGCTGATTTCGAAATGAATATTCCAGCCATTTCCTTCGGTGCTGGTCGGCGCTATTAAATTACCATTCGCTAGTAACACAGGCTTATTCTTGACTGGGCCAATGTAACCTTCGAGAAGCTTTTCTGCGGCAGACCAGGTTTTGCCACCATCGTGCGAACGCTTGATCATTCCCCACCATTCCGAAGGCTTAGGGCCGATTTTATAAAATAGCAGAAGCTCGCCCCCGGGCACTTGATACAGCACCGGATTCCAGGTAGGCAACCTACTGCCATCTTCCTGCACACCGTCGGCGGCAGAAACCGGAGGTGTCCAAGCTCCGTTTTCAAATCGACAGGTATAGATTTCTACATCGGGATGCCGCTCGCGCGTGCCCCCGAAAAAAGCATAGACCAATCCGTTGGGCGTTTCGGCCAGTGTGGCGGAGTGGCAGGACGGAAAAGCTGCTTTCTCATAGATAAATTCATCCTTGACAATCCCTTTTCGCCATTTGTAAAGCGCATTCTCCTGTGCTGCCCCCATCAGGGACAACAACAAAAGAAGAACCGTCGCTATTCGTTTATCCATTATCATATCCTATTGTTTGATCTTGAATTCGTATTCGCCAGAGCCGATCTCGAGCAAGACCTGGTCTTTTTCTGTTTCTAAATAGTGGATGCCCTCAACCTTGTCCAGCTTCTTGCCACGTTCTGTGATAGCGTCCAATGCCGCTGTGGGCATAGATACACGTGCGCTGCTGTTTGCCGGAATATGTATCTTCCACAAAAGCTGTTTCTTGTCTCTTTTCCAAGAAGAGCGGATCAAGCCGTGCAAGCTTTCATAGCTTGCATCGACATGCTGTAGACCTTCCACAAAGCTTGGATTCATCACAATCGACTCGAACGCATGATCTCCCGATTTAATCCCGGCCAAATTTTCGTAATACCAGATCAACAGATCGCCCAGCATCATCACGTGGTTCTGCGAATTCATCTTAGGATGTGCCGTATTGCCGTTCCAAAGCTCCCAAATGGTGGTCGCTCCGTTGTCGATCATGTATCCCCAAGAAGGGTATGTTTTTTTTGTTGCCAATGTATAGGCTAGATCTGCCCTGCCCATTTCGGTGAGCGTACGCATGATCCACTGCGTACCGACCACGCCCGTACTGAGGTGTCCCTTATTTTCCTGCGCTATAATCTCCACAATGCGCGCCGCTAGCCGATCCTTGTTTTCTTCTTCTACAAGTTGAAAATACATCGCCAAGAGATTATCGGTCAAACTGTTGCTACCATAATATCCAGCGGCATTGTAAAAGCGCTTATTGAAATCTTTCTTCAACTGCATAGCCTGCGCAGCATATTCGACAGTATCCTGCGCCTGATTCGTCAACACACTAAACCGTTGCATGGTATGCAACAGATGATAATAGAACGCCGAAGAAATTAAAGCACTGGGATATTTCTTATCGGCGATTTTGCCTCGTCCCTCTTCGATACTGGCTGGCGGAAAGCACCAATCGCCATAGCTATCCTTGGTGAGGATACCGTCCTTGTCGGTGTACCGCAAACGCATGTAGGCCATCCATTTCTTCATGGCTGGATAATGTTTTTCCAAAACACGGACATCTCCATTCTGCTGGTAGAGCATATCCGCAATAAAGAGGTATGTACCGGGCCAACTGATATTATCGCTGTAATAGCGCCAAAACGCCGGTGCTACATCCGGGATGGCTCCATCCTCCTTTTGTGACAAGCGGATGTCCTCGAGCCATTTCTCGTAGAGCAGCGTATTATCAAAAAGAAAACTTTCCCCATAGGCACTCGTCGGTCGATCGCCCAGCCAAGGCTGCCGTTCATTGCGTTGCGGGCAATCTACTGGAATACCCTTGTAATTGGATGCAATGCCCCACCAGGCATTTTGGTGAATTTTATTCAATAGCGCGTTGGAGGAATGGAAAGTGCCGATACTGGCCATCTCATCATACACAAAACGGCCCACGAAATCCTGCTTTTGCAGATCGCCGGGATAGCCATCTATTTCCACATAACGGAATCCATGGTAGGTAAAACGCGGTTCCCACTCTTCCTGATCACCGCCTTTAAGAATATACAGATCCGTCGCTTTGGCATCACGCAGATTTTCGGTGAAGAGCTCTCCATCATCCTGGAGCGACTCGGCGAAGCGTAACCGAATGGCCGTGCCCGCAATACCTTTCACCCGCATCTTTACCCAACCCGAGAAATTCTGGCCGAAATCCAAGATATACCGACCTGTTCCCTTCTTGCTTATCGCTACAGGAGCAATGTCCTGCATCACTTTCATATCACGATTAAGCTGGGCTTCATAGCGCCCCCCAGGCTCTTGCACGTAATCGGCTTTCATCCATGTTGCATCGTCAAATCCGGCATTTGCCCATCCCAACATTTCCTTACGAGCGTCATAGCTTTCTCCATCATACTCATTGTTTGCCGTGATAGGGCCGCCAGCAGTGCCCTTCCAGCTATCATCGGTCTTGACCACCTCTGTGCTCCCGTCCAAATAGGTAAGCATAAGCTGCATCTGCATTTTGGGAAAGCCGAAGGTCTTAACCTTGTAAGGCTTTGC
This genomic window contains:
- a CDS encoding sodium:solute symporter; translated protein: MMNKPILSVFDYGIIVAVLLVTLYFGLKYAKNQKSTEAYFSAKGRVPSWAIGMSLLATLISSVTFLGYPAEGYAHNWILLVQGLMVPIVLLGTVWFIVPLYRKVIGLSTYEYFEKRFGNFARYYSSIAFVLRQFSGMGTVLYLLAVALSSMTDIHTYWIIIVVGLIIVTVNLLGGIEAVIWLDVFQGFMLFASGILCLLVIIFSVQGGLPEVWRVASENGRTGFGPYDLDFTRLTFVVMAINGMFYAIQKYGTDQTVIQRYLTARSDKSAIRASLMGILLTVPVWSLFMFIGTALFVYYQQQPLPEGIGPNSVFPYFIMSQLPVGVVGFILAAMVSAAICSLSADLNSLAAVGIEDYYKKLRPNRVDNEYLKASRSMVAVAGLISMGIGFIYVELGSESILGVIFTLYAIFSGGIVGIFLLGVFSKRANAQGVNIAIFVCILFTAYAFLTSTEIEIGGQKMILLDLGSFNFTHNKLMLGVYSHLIVIFIGYFASLFYPKPDLDPNLYFHGWRANRKLAKKGGIDHV
- a CDS encoding four-carbon acid sugar kinase family protein, with translation MGSILVIADDLTGAAEIAGIALRYGLSSQIVQQLEDPTSSDVLVLNSNSRSLKIDEALAHLARLFPAASTQNWDWVYLKFDSALRGHIQEELSFFRALFKPAYQFFCPVNLNLNRVVRSEEYWIAGKPIAQTAFAQDPEFPVRSSKLLDVVGGETWTIVPKAADWTPDRQRVLPAVDNWEALHEWASNIPHEALCAGAAAFFEALLRKRNTGASIVAEPAFARQRPVLYVCGSNHEQSVTRINALAQENIIYWQKTGGEWEVAKKLLALLKKNQVAVFAVLPGVVAKADVIRKSMAMVVGMLKGEDMPKELIIEGGATANAVLEALQINVLLPQKEYAPGLIRSHVPQQELAITMKPGSYPWTEELWAFGPTT
- the pdxA gene encoding 4-hydroxythreonine-4-phosphate dehydrogenase PdxA, producing the protein MYKPIIGITMGDPASIGPEIALKALLDSRVQDICSPILVGDAAVFEQIAEQLQIPLTIHRIDKVADAQFSSGTADVFDLKNTDLSKVTFGEISAEAGAASFESVTKVIELALAGSIDATVTGPINKKSINEAGHHFAGHTEIYAHYTGTKKYAMLLVEDNMKVIHVSTHVSLRQACDLVKKERILEVVDLLQQGLISLGESNLKIGIAGLNPHAGDSGLFGTEDDEEILPAVLEARERGFDVDGPVPADTLFSKAATGHYGGIVAMYHDQGHIPFKLTGFKWNAEKKQMDSVKGVNITMGLPIIRTSVDHGTAFEIAGKGVASPDAMILAIESAVQLALNK
- a CDS encoding dihydrodipicolinate synthase family protein → MKEELKNKEAIVPVVAPLKEDLSLDQDAVARIFAYLYANGAIPFILGTTGESASLSNAFKEEYLQVAVAHKPIESKLYVGISSNILEDSIAFAHSAHSLGVAAVAATLPTYYKLSEVQMEKYFLDLAEAIPNNLIVYNIPATTHMSIPLDLLDRLSYHPKIVAVKDSERSMERLDQSLHLWKDRTDFKHYMGWAGACAYALLHGSDGIIPSSGNFAPAIYTDMCRAVEQQDTALADRLQKQSDDIGALYQANKSLGESLWGLKVLMKQLGLCEPFMMPPLHTLSSQEEYALIDAFQALVTKENIKLNLVNHV
- a CDS encoding iron-containing alcohol dehydrogenase; translated protein: MSAARMLKINFPGKLVFGNGVLAQLAEDVVAQGSKTVIIMTIKPLLESLADFFAHLEGKGVELLVDTTIEQEPSFADFKNILEQYRPVQADTVIGIGGGSVLDVAKLVAAQLSGSQSLEEIVGNGLLQGRSVRLICAPSTAGTGSEVSPNAILVDDDNQKKGIISPFLVPDAVYVDPLLTLGVPPAITAATGLDALTHCLEAYTNKFSQPFIDMYAFEGMRLIAANLVEAVRNGKNEQARSEVAMGSMLGGFCLGPVNTAAVHALSYPLGSMFHLPHGLSNALLLPYVMEFNYSAAPKKYAEVAIALGCSRQDSDEETAKAGIAKVRELIEACGIPARLRDVDIPKEAIPQMAEDALKITRLLINNPREVTLPDAINLFNAAY
- a CDS encoding sialidase family protein; translation: MDKRIATVLLLLLSLMGAAQENALYKWRKGIVKDEFIYEKAAFPSCHSATLAETPNGLVYAFFGGTRERHPDVEIYTCRFENGAWTPPVSAADGVQEDGSRLPTWNPVLYQVPGGELLLFYKIGPKPSEWWGMIKRSHDGGKTWSAAEKLLEGYIGPVKNKPVLLANGNLIAPTSTEGNGWNIHFEISPDFGKTWRKVGPIARGEDNLNAIQPSILDHGNGTLQILARSRNWALVESWSTDNGETWSPLKKISLPNNNSGTDAVTMKNGTHVLVYNHVLPPKDNPKGARTPLNVAVSKDGKNWDAVLILEDSPISQYSYPAVIQTQDGMLHFVYTWRRQKMKHVVVDPSKLKRRKIKNGIWPKVKGYSLPSLETYKAEEE
- a CDS encoding alpha-L-rhamnosidase, translating into MNVLKYLLILVCTLILVDLRASTHVRDLRCELLDNPQTIDKQQPRLSWKIEASERAVKQTAYHILVASSLEKLNQNVGDLWDSGLTKSSNSISAYYAGKGLSSREAVFWKVKVYTNKGESSWSVPASWRMGLLYYKDWLGRWIGFDKYFPSDNKDSGQLSARYFRKEFTLRKPLKEATAYIMGLGLYELYINGKKVGNQVLAPSPTDYTENIKYHVHDVTALIQEGPQAIGVILGNGRFYAMRQAKPYKVKTFGFPKMQMQLMLTYLDGSTEVVKTDDSWKGTAGGPITANNEYDGESYDARKEMLGWANAGFDDATWMKADYVQEPGGRYEAQLNRDMKVMQDIAPVAISKKGTGRYILDFGQNFSGWVKMRVKGIAGTAIRLRFAESLQDDGELFTENLRDAKATDLYILKGGDQEEWEPRFTYHGFRYVEIDGYPGDLQKQDFVGRFVYDEMASIGTFHSSNALLNKIHQNAWWGIASNYKGIPVDCPQRNERQPWLGDRPTSAYGESFLFDNTLLYEKWLEDIRLSQKEDGAIPDVAPAFWRYYSDNISWPGTYLFIADMLYQQNGDVRVLEKHYPAMKKWMAYMRLRYTDKDGILTKDSYGDWCFPPASIEEGRGKIADKKYPSALISSAFYYHLLHTMQRFSVLTNQAQDTVEYAAQAMQLKKDFNKRFYNAAGYYGSNSLTDNLLAMYFQLVEEENKDRLAARIVEIIAQENKGHLSTGVVGTQWIMRTLTEMGRADLAYTLATKKTYPSWGYMIDNGATTIWELWNGNTAHPKMNSQNHVMMLGDLLIWYYENLAGIKSGDHAFESIVMNPSFVEGLQHVDASYESLHGLIRSSWKRDKKQLLWKIHIPANSSARVSMPTAALDAITERGKKLDKVEGIHYLETEKDQVLLEIGSGEYEFKIKQ